The genomic stretch TAAATATCGGCATCTGTGGAATCCTACTATTCTCCACCAATTCATTTAATTCACAGAGCAATTCCTGAGTTCTTTCAACGGCAAAAGCAGGAATCATTAGCACTCCTTTATCGTTGAATGTTTCTTCAATAATATTTTCCAGAATTTCCTTCCTTAATTCTCTTCCTTCGTGAATTTTGCCACCATAGGCCGATTCAACTAAAATATAATCCGCCTGATCAATTTTCGTCGGCGGTTTTAAAAGAGGGGTAGGCGCATTGCCCAAATCACCCGAGAAAACAATTTTTTTACCCTCTGCCCAGATTTCAATTATTGACGATCCAAGCATATGACCGGCATCATTAAATCTAAAATGAATATCGCTTTCTAATTTATGTTTTCTATTATATTTAACTGTCTTTATTAAACCCAAAATTCCCTCAACGTCCTTGTCTTCAAAAATCGGCTCTATGCCTTTTTCCCGCGCCTCTCTCTTTAGAATCCCACAACTGTCGAGAAGAGTTATTGAAGCTAGCTCTTTTGTCGGCGAAGTCATAAAAACCTTGCCTCTAAACCCGTATTTATATAATTTGGGAATCAAGCCGACGTGATCAATATGGGCGTGAGTAATAAACAAGTAGCTGACCTCTTTGGCATTAAAATGGAATGGCTGATAATTTCTTTCCAGCGCATCCTTGCCTCCTTGTAGCATTCCGCAGTCGATTAAAATTTTGACCGCCTTTTTATGGGCAACTTTAGCTTCTAATAAATATTTGACGCCAGTTACTTCGCTGGCACCGCCGTAAAAAGTTAATTTCATAAGTTTTACCCCAAGTGAAGTCGAGGGGTTGCGACAACTAATATATTATTTTTCAAGATTTTAAGCTCCTCAATTTTAAATCCTGCCTTTTCAAATAATCCTCTTATTTCCCTTTTTGAAAATACATGATAATATCTTCTCTTACCGTGAAATGGAATAAAGATGTCCTTACGGAAAAACGATTTTATTTTCCAGCAAGTGGCGATTACCTTTCCTTTTGGCCCGAGAACCCTCTTAATCTCGCTGAGAACGCGCTTTCTTAGCTCGGCTGTGGGTATGTGGTGCAAAACAGCAATTGCCCATACGGAGTCAAAATTTTCCTTAAAAAATGGTAAACTTAATATATTAGCTGTTTTAAAATGATTTCCGTATTTCTCAATATCCTTCTGGATTAGATTCTCGGAAAAATCCACGCCAGTATAATCAACATTCCTATTTTCAAATATCTTGTATAATCTTCCGTTTCCGCATCCTAAATCCAAAACCCTTTCATTGCCTTTAACATATTTTTTGAGTTCGTCCATTAAAAAGTCATATTTATTTCTGGTCTTATCAAACTCATCAGCAATCTCATTATAGGTCTGTTTATTTTCTTCTAATATTTTATGCGCTTGTTCTAAATTCATGACAATTGAAAACTACATAATTGGATCTATATTAAAGCAGAAAAAAATTACCGAGAAAAAACTTGATACTATCAAACGCCAGGCATCTTTAAGATATAAAACATCAATTCCGACAAACATCAAACTACTTAAATCATATCACGATATCATTACCTTAAACAAGGCGAAACCATCGCTATTTTTAGAAAACATCCTTAAAACCAGAAAAATAAGAACTTTATCCGGCATTGCTGCAATAACAGTTATTACTAAACCCTACCCTTGTCCTGGCAAATGCCTTTACTGCCCCCAAGAAAAAGACATGCCCAAAAGCTATCTCGCCAATGAACCAGCCTGCATGCGCGCTGTTTTAACCAAGTTTGACCCATATTTACAGACAGAAACCCGCTTGGAATCACTGGGAATGACCGGCCACAACACAGATAAAATTGAACTGATTGTTTTGGGCGGCACTTGGTCGTATTATCCAGCCAAATACCAAAATTGGTTTATCAAGCGATGCTTTGATGCCTGTAATGGGAAAACTGCAAAAAATCTTAAAGAAGCGCAAAAAAATAATGAAAAGGGTAAACACAGAATCATTGGATTGACTCTTGAAACCCGGCCTGATTTTATTAATGAAAAAGAAATTGAGAAGATGCGAAAATTCGGCTGTACCAGAGTAGAATTAGGAGCGCAAAGCATTTATGATAATATTTTGCGAAAAAATCTGCGCGGACATGGCATTAAACAAACGATTCTTGCCACGAAGCTTCTGAAAAATGCGGGAATGAAAATTACTTTTCATATGATGCCCGGGCTTCCTGGCTCTAACCCGCGAAAAGACGTAAAAATGTTTGAGGAATTATTTATAAATGAAGATTTTCAGCCAGACCAATTGAAAATTTATCCCTGTGTTGTGCTAAAAAACGCTCCTTTGTACAAATTATGGAGGAATAAGAAATATAAACCATATTCTAATAAAGAATTGTTGAATCTTCTAATAAAAATAAAATCAAAAATTCCGCCGTATGTCAGAATTATCAGAATTATCCGCGATATCTCTTCGCAAGACATTGTTGCCGGCAATAAAATGTCCAATCTAAGGCAACTATTACAGCAAGGAAGGGTAAAATGTAGATGCATAAGATGCAGAGAAATACGAAATTCGAATATCGAAACCCGAAACATCAAACTCATACGACGCAACTACAATGCTTCTGGCGGAAAAGAAATATTTTTATCATTTGAGGATGTAAAAAATGATAAAATCCTGGCATTTTTAAGATTACGCATTACAAATAAATGGGCTATTATACGCGAACTCCATACTTATGGTCAGGTTGTGGCAATAACGGATAAAAATAAAAATGCCCAGCAGCATAAAAGTTTGGGCAAGCAATTAATGGCAGAAGCGGAAAAAATCGCCAAAAAAGAATTTAATTTCTTAAAAATAGCAGTTATTGCCGGCATCGGCGTCCGCGAATATTACCGAAAATTGGGATATAAATTAAAAGGAACCTATATGATTAAGAAATTAATTTAATCGGGGAAATTTTTTATTTATAACACGACAATTAATTCACGATCGTAAAAATCTTATCATATTTATCGTATTATTAAATTTTAATTTCTTCCACTAATAATAATCTAACGAATCTTTGTAATTTGTAATTCTTAATTAATTGTTGTGTTACTTTTAATACGTCATATGGACAAACAAATATACTCTTTTGAAGATTTTGGTATCCCAGGTATTTGAGTTGTCTACGAAATAAGTCACGACTTCTTCTTGATGTTTCTGGAATATCGAATAAGACCATCTGCCATTTTTTATCGGGACGTTGTTTTCTGTTTTTTAATTTAATACCAATATTAAATATTTTTTTCATACCATGATCCGTAATCATAACTGCTTTTCTGTTTTTAAGATCCTTAACCTGTAAATATCCTTTATTTTTAAGATATCTCACCATTCTGGTAAATCTTTCCTTTTTGTTTTTGTCGCGATATTTTTTCCAATATACATCTCTAATACCATAAAAATCAGGCCAAATCATTTCAAAAGGATCCTTAAATCCATACCATTTTCCCGATAATGCCTCATCTTTTATTTGATCTTTTATTTTTATTAATTTCCAAATATCCCAAAGTAATTTTTCCGTAAGTCGAATTTTCATAAACTTATAATCAAGTTTAACACCTAATAATTAATTCACGATCGTGAATTAATTATAACATATCTATTCTACAATAGAAATAACGAAATAAATAACGATAAATAATAATAAAAACGATAAAAACTTTAATCCCCGTTGTTCCTGCCCCAAATACAATATTCGCATTCTGAATGATGAGATGGAATCGGCCCATTTAACAATCTAATTGCATCATTTAAAGTTTTTCTGGCCCTATTGGGGTCTATTTTTAATTTTATGGGCTTAACATTGAAAATTACCGTGCCGTTTTCTTCAACATGTTCAGGATAATAATATATCAAATAGCCACAATCACTAACCGGATATTCGTTTTCTTCAAGCATTAGCGCATAGCAATCAAGCTGATTACCGTAATATTTTTCCGAATCGCCTTCTTTTGGCGCAAACCCGCGGGTTTTATAATCCAATGGGAAATATTTTCCATCTTTTTCCCCGCAATCATCCAATGCTCCGAATAAAGTTATGCCCAAAGATTCATCAGTAAACTTCAATCCAGTTCTCCAGTTACGCCATTTGTTTAAAAGTTTATGGTCGTGAAACAATTTCCCATCAATCTTGCCTTTAAGCTCTGGAGGCAATTCTCCTTTTTCTCTGTATTTATCAAAATAATCTTTTATCACCAAATCCATTCCTCCTGGCAAAGACGGAAATATCCCCCGTGGCCGGTGGATATTTTCATTTAATTGCAACCAAAAACATCTTGGACATTCAAAAAATAAATTCAAACTCGATGGCGAGAGCCGAATTATTTTTTTCATTTTGAGAAAAAGATTAGAGAATCAATTATCACATCAAGATAATCATTTACATCTCTTTCTTTGTTCCCACCGATAACAACATCCTCCCACTCAGTTAATACAACTCCATTATCCAAAAGCCGGACATCTTCCTCTAAAACATCAAGGCTTTTATTTTCTCGGATTAATTTTACTGATTTAAAAAGGAGGTTTGAATAGTAGTTTAATTTCTCCATTTGGGTTTGATAATCAATGCAAATATCTTTTTTCGAATTCAATTTAATGCCAAAATAGATAGTTAGACCCCACCCAACAACAATCAAAATTATCAATAAAATTATCAATGCCTTGATGTTGAAAACTAATTGTTTAATTTTTTTGAACATAGATTTTTACTTTTATTCGATTTCGCCTAATTCCTCAAGGATTTCAGGCGGTATCGGTATCGGCCCCCTAGTAGGGCTTTTGCCAGGATATTTCCAGGCAGTAATAATTTTTATCTTCCCTCCTCTCAGAACTTTATACATTGCCCAAAATTCATAAGTGTGCTTCGAACTATTCGGCTGCATCACTGCAATTGTCCCTGGCGCAATGCCAACCTCTTTTCTTTTAGGATTATTTATCACTCGTTTAACTCTGTTCTCTGATAAGTTGTATTGCCTCATCTTGGAAGCAGAATGCATTGTCCATTCGAATCGTTCTGTATTTTTCGGCGCCTTAAGCATCCTTATTTAATCTCGTACCGGACATCATTTATACGCACTCCTTGAGTGACAACCGAAAAATCAACAAAAGTTACATCCGGCATTGAAAAAATAATCCGATGCTGTTTAATTTGGAAAAAATCTAACATATATTTTTAATCTATTAATTAATTATTATCTTATTAATTATATCACCTTGCTCTATTTCTTGCACTACATCCATGCCGCTTATTACCTGACCAAAGGCAGTATAGCGTCCATCCAAATCCGGCTGATCTTTAGTTGTTATAATAAAGAATTGGCTGCCATTGGTATTCGGGCCGGAATTTGCCATTGAAATCGTTCCGACTTTATGAGGAATGGATTTGAGCAGAAAATTAAATGTATATCCCTGGCTTTGCAACTGCACAATTAATTCGTCTGACAATCCAAGCGCTTTTGGGTTAATTTCGTCCTCAAATGTGTATCCTGGACCGCCAGTGCCAGGATCACCTGATTGAATCATAAAATCTTCGACAACGCGATGAAACCTCACGCCGTCATAAAATCCCTGTTCTGCCAGTTTTATAAAATTATCAACTGTATTTGGCGCTGCTTTCCTGTATAACTCTAACTCAATACTGCCTTTCTCGATTTGTATTGTAACCTTAATAATCTTACTGGATTTATTTAAACTGATAAAATAGAAAATTGCAACTACAACAATAACTAAAACAATTAGTGCAATTCCGATAATGAGCATTGTTTTTTTGTTCTTTTTCCTTTTCAGCTCTTGCTGGAACTGCGCTTCGATTTTCTTTTGCTCCCTGATTTTTTGTATTTTTCCCATAATATATTCTTAATACTCTTCATTGATGCATGGTATCTAAAAACACTGGGAGTTCTGTAGGCGGCCTTGCCTTTATTCGCCCTACTTGATGCGTAATTCTTCATACTTATCCATTATATCAATAAATTTAGTAAAATTATCCATGCCCTTAAAAACCGCAAATAAAAAAATTGCCACAAATATTGCTACAATAAATAAACTTAATTTTGTTTCAACTTTCAAACCCAAAAGATTGCGCATATTTCTATTATAGCAAATTTTCTAATTCTTCCTCAACTACTTCTCTGTCGTCCCATTTGGATTTTTTATTTCCAATAACCATTGTTTGTTCCGTACCCTTGCCTAAAATAAGGACGATATCATCTTTTTGCGCCAAAGAGAGCGCTTTTTTGATTGCATTCCGTCTATCTAAGATTATTTCCGGCTTTATTCTTTTGCATTCAGCCGCGATTTCATCAGCAATTTCCTGTTCGTCTTCATTATAAGAATCCTCTGTACAGATTATCACAATATCGGAGTTTTCCGAAGCAATTCTGCCCAATTCCGGCCTTTTCCACTTGTCTCTGCCCCCGCCAGCAGAACCAAAAACAGAGATAATTTTATTATGCGGCATCTGCTTAAATACTCTAAAAACCTTTTCAAATGAATCGGGTGTATGCGCCAAATCAACAATTACCTTGAAATCCTGTCCCGCATTAATTTCTTCAAGCCGTCCTGAAATGAATTTTACCTTTTCCAATGCTCTTTTGGCAATATCTTCGGAAATCCTCTGCGATTTTGCGATAGTTATTGCTGCCAAGGCATTATATTGGTTAAATTCCCCGATTAAATTTAATTTAAAATCAATTTTATTGGCTTTCAAGCTGTACTGATACTTATTTTTAATCGGAATTTTTAAAAACCACCCAACATTTTTATCATCTACATTATAAATTCCAAAACTATTCTCGTTCTTCGCTGCTACTTTAAATAATTCCAGTTTCGCTGACCTGTATTTTTCAAAACTTCCGTGCGCTTCAATATGTTCAGGCGCCAGATTTGTAAACACCGCTCCGGAAAATTTGATAAACTTATGCCTGAATTGCTTTATTCCCTCTGAAGTCACTTCAATTATTGCGTATTTGCAGCCATTTTTGACCATTTTCGCCAATGCTGACTGGATAAAAAATCGTCCTGGCATAGTCATATGATATGGATTCATTATTTCCTCTTTGCCTATGTTTATAGTCAAAGAAGAAATCCAGCCAACCTTGTATCCGGCTTCTTGAAAAATTTTCCCCGTTAAAACCACGGTTGTCGATTTACCTTTTGTTCCAGTAACCCCGATTACAATCAATTTTCTCGAAGGAAAACCATAAATAATGGCGCCAATTAAAGCCAATAAATAATGGTAAATATTGAAAATAAATTTAGGTATGAATTTTTTCATAAGAATTTCTTGGCAATTTTATAAATCCGATACCATATTGGTTGGAAAATCAAATCAAATGCGCCTGGGTAAGTGATTTCCTTGCCGCCAAAGCATTTTTTAAACCTGGTTACGCCTGGCCATTTAATTTCATCAATACCCCAAAAATCATATTCAATGCAACCAGCTTTTTTTGCTTCTAAAATCTGATGCCATTGCAAAAGTGGAGCTGCCATCAAATTTCTATATTTATAATCAGATGCTCCGTGCAAATAAATCGCCCTCTGTTTATAGAAAACAACAATATTCGCAACAATAATCTTACCATTAAGCTCTGCTAAAAACAATTTCACTCCTGGAATCTCCAGTATTTCTTTGTAATATTCTTTTGCATAATGTCTGAACCCGTCCCTCTTGCCTGTTTTAAGTGTTAACCTCCAAAATTCCTCAAAATCATGCTGATTATTGCCTGTTCTAAGTATAATTCCTTTTTTCTGCGCCAAGCCAATATTGTAGCGCATCTTGCTGTGCATCTGATTTAAAATTTCCTGTTCTGATTTAGTAATATCTAAAATTATAGTTTTTAATGGCTGAATATTTTTTGACTTTATAAATCCGAATTCTTTCAATAAATCTTTATCAATATCTTCTTCGGGCTCTAATTTAAAAAATATTGCATTTTCTTGTTCTGCAATTTTTTTAATCCTATCTACGAATGATTGAAGCCGAGCCTGCCTGCCGGTAGGCATGGCTTGCCCGCCGACTCGGCCTTCGCAGCCGCTTCGGCGAAGGAGGCAGTCTGAAGGACACAGGCGGGGTGAATAGAAATAGGACTTATTCATCGGCAATTTATGTTCAATAACATTGATTCCATCTATTTGCCAAACATTTCTTCCTAATCGTTTTTGAAAATCAGCCCATTCATTTGATTGTAAAAATGATTTTTTCATTATTTCGTCCCACTCAGCGGGATTTGCCCAAAATTTTTAAAGCATGTCTAACTTTATCTCCAACTTCCTTTATTGCTTCTGGAACTTTTTTAAGCGCTTCCCTGGCCTCCTGTAATCTGTAACCCAGAGAAACTAAGGCGTCAATTGCCTCACCGTCAGTTCCGAATTTCTCGTCTATAAATTCTCCGCCAACCTTATTCTTTAGTTCTAATATAATCTTTTCCGCTATTTTCTTACCAATGCCGGAAACTTTTGTCAAAATACTGCTTTCTTCATTGGCTATGGCTTTTTTCAGATTTTCGACTGATGCTACATTTAAAATATTCAGAGCTCCTTTCGGCCCAATGCCGGATATAGAAATCAATAATTCAAAAAACTCCAAATCTTCCTGATTCAAAAATCCATATAAATCCATAATGTCCTCGCGCACATGCAAATGGGTAAATAGTTTTATTTTACTGCTCTTTTCGGGCAGGTTTTTGAACGTATTAACGGAAATATAAACCTTATAACCAATGCCGTTAACATCAATCAATGCATATTTATCCGTACTATATTCAATTTTCCCTTCAATAGAGCCAATCATTACTTTTATTCTACCTTTTATTTGACGTCAAATCAATAATAATTTGCAAAAAAAAATAATGTCTGATATTATCTTAATATGCCCCGTAGTGAATTTCCGACTGCTGCGGAGCAGCATAATAATTTTAATTAGTCGGAAATCTACTACGGGGTATGCCTATTACAAAATCAGCAGAAAAAGCATTAAGGCAAAATAAAACACGAAGGCGAAGAAACCTGCGTCGGCTTAATGTTTTGCGCGATACAGTCAAAAAAATCAAAAAACTAGTTATTGAAAACAAAAAAGCAGAAGCATTAAAACTTCTTCCATTGGCTTATAAAGCAATTGATAAGGCTGCGAAAACCAAAGTTATAAAGAAAAATAATGCGGCAAGAAAAAAATCGAGATTAACTAAATTTATCTCTAGAGGTTCGTTAAAAACAACTCTAGGGCAGCAGTAATATCTGTTTTTCCGAGTTTTGATTCAAAATCTATTATCATCAACTGATGATAGATTTTTTTTAATTCTTCAAAAGTGAAATTATCCATCTGCTGTTTTGTTTTTCTAGCAACAAATGGATGTAATCCTAATAATTCGATATCTTCGGCTGTTTTTGCCTTAATCAGATTTCTGATTTGATACGCTATCATTGATAATAAATAATATTCGCTCTCTCCGCTTTTAATGTATTGGCCGAATAAAGATAATGCTTTAGTTTTTTGTTTGTATCCGATTGCATCAACTAATTGGAAAATATTCAAATCAATTTCCGGCCTGACTAATAATTCCACATTTTCCAAACGTATGGTTTTATTATGGGAAAGTAATTTATTCAATTCATTGCTCATTCTCCATAAATCATTGCCGACCCACTCTATTAATTTATCTACTGCCAAATTATCGATTGAACCTTTCTGTTTATCAATAAAATCCTTAATCCATTTTTTCAATTGCGCGCCTTGCAATGGTTTAAATTCTTTGCATTCTGCTTTGGATTTTAAATACTTTTGAAGTCCATTCGTTGACCCGCCTGCCGGCGAGGCAGGTGAGGCAGACTCGGCCCAAAAAACAATCGTTATATCTTTATTGTCTTCAATTTTTTTCTTTTTTAAAAATTCTAATATTTCATCCTGGCTTTCCTGGTTCAAAGAAAAAACATCTTCAATAATAATCAGTTTTTTCTGGCTGAACATGGAAACTGTATCTGCTGTTTGCTTTAATTCCTTAAAAATCTCAACTTGCTTGTCGCTGGCATCAATTCTAATAAAATCAAACCAATCAGAATTATCTATTCTGTTTTTCTCAATCATCCTGCGCAATTCTTCTTTAGACCTATATGCATCTTGTCCGTATAAAAATATGAGCATATTAAAATGTTTCCCATTTTACTTCTGTTGTCGGCTCTACGATCTGAAGCCAGATTTTGCCTGGCGCGAATTCAATTTCCTTGCCTTTGTCATTTAAAAATGTAAGCTTTGAATCGCTGTAAGTACCGGTTTTTTTCCAATAACCTTTTATTTCCTCCCCGTTCTGGTAAATTTTCGCCTCTCCTTCGCCTTCAACATCAACTTCATTATAATCCGGCGGCTCAATCATGCGCGATTCTGCGCGCATAACAATTATTACGCTTACTTTTACCTGATTATTATTATTTTTATCTGTTTCCTTTAAATTGTTCC from Patescibacteria group bacterium encodes the following:
- the rpsT gene encoding 30S ribosomal protein S20, which produces MPITKSAEKALRQNKTRRRRNLRRLNVLRDTVKKIKKLVIENKKAEALKLLPLAYKAIDKAAKTKVIKKNNAARKKSRLTKFISRGSLKTTLGQQ
- a CDS encoding PD-(D/E)XK nuclease family protein encodes the protein MKKIIRLSPSSLNLFFECPRCFWLQLNENIHRPRGIFPSLPGGMDLVIKDYFDKYREKGELPPELKGKIDGKLFHDHKLLNKWRNWRTGLKFTDESLGITLFGALDDCGEKDGKYFPLDYKTRGFAPKEGDSEKYYGNQLDCYALMLEENEYPVSDCGYLIYYYPEHVEENGTVIFNVKPIKLKIDPNRARKTLNDAIRLLNGPIPSHHSECEYCIWGRNNGD
- a CDS encoding peptidylprolyl isomerase: MLIIGIALIVLVIVVVAIFYFISLNKSSKIIKVTIQIEKGSIELELYRKAAPNTVDNFIKLAEQGFYDGVRFHRVVEDFMIQSGDPGTGGPGYTFEDEINPKALGLSDELIVQLQSQGYTFNFLLKSIPHKVGTISMANSGPNTNGSQFFIITTKDQPDLDGRYTAFGQVISGMDVVQEIEQGDIINKIIIN
- the cas2 gene encoding CRISPR-associated endonuclease Cas2, with protein sequence MKIRLTEKLLWDIWKLIKIKDQIKDEALSGKWYGFKDPFEMIWPDFYGIRDVYWKKYRDKNKKERFTRMVRYLKNKGYLQVKDLKNRKAVMITDHGMKKIFNIGIKLKNRKQRPDKKWQMVLFDIPETSRRSRDLFRRQLKYLGYQNLQKSIFVCPYDVLKVTQQLIKNYKLQRFVRLLLVEEIKI
- the ruvA gene encoding Holliday junction branch migration protein RuvA, with the translated sequence MIGSIEGKIEYSTDKYALIDVNGIGYKVYISVNTFKNLPEKSSKIKLFTHLHVREDIMDLYGFLNQEDLEFFELLISISGIGPKGALNILNVASVENLKKAIANEESSILTKVSGIGKKIAEKIILELKNKVGGEFIDEKFGTDGEAIDALVSLGYRLQEAREALKKVPEAIKEVGDKVRHALKILGKSR
- a CDS encoding MBL fold metallo-hydrolase; this translates as MKLTFYGGASEVTGVKYLLEAKVAHKKAVKILIDCGMLQGGKDALERNYQPFHFNAKEVSYLFITHAHIDHVGLIPKLYKYGFRGKVFMTSPTKELASITLLDSCGILKREAREKGIEPIFEDKDVEGILGLIKTVKYNRKHKLESDIHFRFNDAGHMLGSSIIEIWAEGKKIVFSGDLGNAPTPLLKPPTKIDQADYILVESAYGGKIHEGRELRKEILENIIEETFNDKGVLMIPAFAVERTQELLCELNELVENSRIPQMPIFIDSPLAIKATEIYKKYPEYFNKETTEMIKRGEDFFKFPGLIYTEQVTESKAINNISPPKIIIAGSGMSVGGRILFHEKLYLPDPNSCLLITNYQVKGTLGRRLLEGEKKIKIFDDEVLVRARVASIEGYSSHADQKAIYDWLNNFSKPVKHIWAVQGEELSSKPLVQLIKDNLGIPASVPKLGEVVEL
- a CDS encoding class I SAM-dependent methyltransferase — protein: MNLEQAHKILEENKQTYNEIADEFDKTRNKYDFLMDELKKYVKGNERVLDLGCGNGRLYKIFENRNVDYTGVDFSENLIQKDIEKYGNHFKTANILSLPFFKENFDSVWAIAVLHHIPTAELRKRVLSEIKRVLGPKGKVIATCWKIKSFFRKDIFIPFHGKRRYYHVFSKREIRGLFEKAGFKIEELKILKNNILVVATPRLHLG
- a CDS encoding peptidoglycan bridge formation glycyltransferase FemA/FemB family protein — encoded protein: MKKSFLQSNEWADFQKRLGRNVWQIDGINVIEHKLPMNKSYFYSPRLCPSDCLLRRSGCEGRVGGQAMPTGRQARLQSFVDRIKKIAEQENAIFFKLEPEEDIDKDLLKEFGFIKSKNIQPLKTIILDITKSEQEILNQMHSKMRYNIGLAQKKGIILRTGNNQHDFEEFWRLTLKTGKRDGFRHYAKEYYKEILEIPGVKLFLAELNGKIIVANIVVFYKQRAIYLHGASDYKYRNLMAAPLLQWHQILEAKKAGCIEYDFWGIDEIKWPGVTRFKKCFGGKEITYPGAFDLIFQPIWYRIYKIAKKFL
- a CDS encoding tRNA uridine(34) 5-carboxymethylaminomethyl modification radical SAM/GNAT enzyme Elp3, with translation MTIENYIIGSILKQKKITEKKLDTIKRQASLRYKTSIPTNIKLLKSYHDIITLNKAKPSLFLENILKTRKIRTLSGIAAITVITKPYPCPGKCLYCPQEKDMPKSYLANEPACMRAVLTKFDPYLQTETRLESLGMTGHNTDKIELIVLGGTWSYYPAKYQNWFIKRCFDACNGKTAKNLKEAQKNNEKGKHRIIGLTLETRPDFINEKEIEKMRKFGCTRVELGAQSIYDNILRKNLRGHGIKQTILATKLLKNAGMKITFHMMPGLPGSNPRKDVKMFEELFINEDFQPDQLKIYPCVVLKNAPLYKLWRNKKYKPYSNKELLNLLIKIKSKIPPYVRIIRIIRDISSQDIVAGNKMSNLRQLLQQGRVKCRCIRCREIRNSNIETRNIKLIRRNYNASGGKEIFLSFEDVKNDKILAFLRLRITNKWAIIRELHTYGQVVAITDKNKNAQQHKSLGKQLMAEAEKIAKKEFNFLKIAVIAGIGVREYYRKLGYKLKGTYMIKKLI
- a CDS encoding UDP-N-acetylmuramoyl-L-alanyl-D-glutamate--2,6-diaminopimelate ligase, encoding MKKFIPKFIFNIYHYLLALIGAIIYGFPSRKLIVIGVTGTKGKSTTVVLTGKIFQEAGYKVGWISSLTINIGKEEIMNPYHMTMPGRFFIQSALAKMVKNGCKYAIIEVTSEGIKQFRHKFIKFSGAVFTNLAPEHIEAHGSFEKYRSAKLELFKVAAKNENSFGIYNVDDKNVGWFLKIPIKNKYQYSLKANKIDFKLNLIGEFNQYNALAAITIAKSQRISEDIAKRALEKVKFISGRLEEINAGQDFKVIVDLAHTPDSFEKVFRVFKQMPHNKIISVFGSAGGGRDKWKRPELGRIASENSDIVIICTEDSYNEDEQEIADEIAAECKRIKPEIILDRRNAIKKALSLAQKDDIVLILGKGTEQTMVIGNKKSKWDDREVVEEELENLL
- the holA gene encoding DNA polymerase III subunit delta; this translates as MLIFLYGQDAYRSKEELRRMIEKNRIDNSDWFDFIRIDASDKQVEIFKELKQTADTVSMFSQKKLIIIEDVFSLNQESQDEILEFLKKKKIEDNKDITIVFWAESASPASPAGGSTNGLQKYLKSKAECKEFKPLQGAQLKKWIKDFIDKQKGSIDNLAVDKLIEWVGNDLWRMSNELNKLLSHNKTIRLENVELLVRPEIDLNIFQLVDAIGYKQKTKALSLFGQYIKSGESEYYLLSMIAYQIRNLIKAKTAEDIELLGLHPFVARKTKQQMDNFTFEELKKIYHQLMIIDFESKLGKTDITAALELFLTNL